In a genomic window of Candidatus Eisenbacteria bacterium:
- the rpoD gene encoding RNA polymerase sigma factor RpoD, with amino-acid sequence MKKKTSEGKLAQLKELGLRQGYITHDQVNDLLDDDASLEDMDDLYAAFGEMNIDVVDSIEEGRKRKEAQVAAKLKVKEPAPSASAVRYDDPVRMYLREMGRVPLLDREGEVAIARRIEDGQIDVGRALFLCSASYRELEAILHKLSDPKVRAEDYLQIEAGGDGNSFVTSNQERKKAIRALQKIMRLTARIEALEGDRWCQEPKDKRKAKEWASHLKKREEELAKITLHPRQIERLVLRVRALAGKIEEADREVERASAAIGLPPAKIHALARISPSTKKGRQAIAEQTAAAPEEIAEASRAVRNAQKKIRRIEHDARGTREQLREVVARIDAGERGSTDAKREMIEANVRLVISIAKRYTNRGLEFLDLIQEGNSGLMRAVDKFDYRRGYKFSTYATWWIRQAITRAIADQARTIRVPVHMIEAINKVIRTSRRLVQEYGREPLPEEIARRLDLPVDKIKSVLKAAQEPISLDRPIGEDEDSNLGDFIEDTKVVSPAYSAAFVMLQEQMGHVLSTLTKREEKVVRLRFGLGDGCPRTLEEVGSIFNVTRERVRQIEAKALRKLRHPSRSRKLKGYVDMP; translated from the coding sequence ATGAAGAAGAAGACCTCCGAAGGGAAGCTGGCGCAGCTCAAAGAGCTGGGCCTCCGTCAGGGGTACATCACCCACGACCAAGTGAACGACCTCCTAGACGATGATGCCTCCTTGGAGGACATGGACGACCTCTATGCAGCTTTCGGCGAGATGAACATCGATGTCGTCGACTCGATAGAGGAGGGCCGGAAGCGAAAGGAGGCCCAGGTCGCCGCGAAGTTGAAGGTGAAAGAACCCGCGCCGTCCGCCTCCGCGGTCCGGTACGACGATCCGGTCCGGATGTATCTTCGCGAGATGGGGCGCGTGCCGCTCCTCGACCGAGAGGGGGAGGTCGCGATCGCGCGCCGCATCGAGGACGGGCAGATCGATGTCGGCCGCGCCCTCTTCCTGTGCTCGGCGTCCTATCGCGAGCTGGAAGCGATCCTCCACAAGCTGAGCGACCCGAAGGTGCGGGCCGAGGACTATCTGCAGATCGAGGCGGGGGGTGACGGGAACAGCTTCGTCACCTCCAATCAGGAGAGAAAGAAAGCGATACGCGCCCTCCAGAAGATCATGAGGCTCACCGCGCGCATCGAGGCGCTCGAGGGGGACCGGTGGTGTCAGGAGCCGAAGGATAAGAGAAAAGCGAAGGAATGGGCTTCACACCTCAAGAAGCGCGAGGAGGAGCTGGCGAAGATCACGCTCCACCCAAGACAGATCGAGCGTCTCGTCCTGCGCGTCCGAGCCCTCGCCGGCAAGATCGAGGAAGCGGACCGCGAGGTCGAGCGCGCGTCCGCGGCGATCGGGCTTCCTCCCGCGAAGATCCACGCTCTCGCGAGGATCTCCCCGAGCACCAAGAAGGGGCGGCAGGCGATCGCCGAGCAAACCGCTGCGGCGCCGGAAGAGATCGCGGAGGCCTCCCGCGCGGTCCGAAACGCCCAGAAGAAGATTCGCCGGATCGAACACGACGCGCGTGGAACGCGCGAACAACTCCGCGAGGTGGTCGCGCGGATCGACGCGGGTGAGAGGGGAAGCACGGACGCGAAGCGCGAGATGATCGAGGCGAACGTGCGGCTCGTGATCTCGATCGCGAAGAGGTACACGAACCGCGGTCTCGAGTTTTTGGACTTGATCCAAGAAGGCAACAGTGGTCTCATGAGGGCCGTCGACAAGTTCGACTACCGGAGAGGGTACAAGTTCAGCACCTACGCCACATGGTGGATCCGCCAAGCGATCACGCGCGCGATCGCCGATCAGGCGCGCACGATCCGCGTGCCGGTGCACATGATCGAGGCGATCAACAAGGTGATTCGGACGTCCCGCCGGCTTGTTCAGGAATACGGACGGGAACCGCTTCCGGAGGAGATTGCGCGGAGGCTCGATCTCCCGGTCGACAAGATCAAATCGGTCCTGAAGGCGGCTCAGGAGCCGATCTCCCTCGACCGCCCGATCGGCGAGGACGAGGACTCGAACCTGGGGGACTTCATCGAGGACACGAAGGTCGTGTCCCCCGCGTACTCAGCCGCGTTCGTGATGCTTCAAGAGCAAATGGGTCATGTGCTCAGCACGTTGACCAAGCGCGAAGAGAAGGTCGTCCGGCTCCGGTTCGGCCTGGGCGACGGGTGTCCGCGGACCCTCGAAGAGGTGGGGAGCATCTTCAACGTCACGCGGGAGCGTGTCCGCCAAATCGAGGCGAAGGCCTTGCGCAAGCTGCGGCATCCAAGCCGGAGTCGAAAGCTGAAGGGCTACGTCGATATGCCGTAG
- a CDS encoding ribonuclease HI family protein yields MRSNPGDEVSAGAREKIAAVARRLLEDAAWEELRREHGAAAVSAVRASLRALAERRNAYRLYCDGGSHGNPGPSGAGGVILDEGGREVDRYSVFLGIATNNQAEYRALLEGLARLLRIGAEEAEIFLDSELLVNQLDGRYRVRSPELAPLHREARERIARLRECRVVHIPREENREADRLAQQAIAGARGGRGGGGSVTL; encoded by the coding sequence ATGCGGTCGAATCCTGGTGACGAGGTGAGCGCGGGCGCGCGGGAGAAGATCGCGGCAGTCGCGCGGCGGCTTCTCGAGGATGCGGCGTGGGAGGAACTCCGCCGCGAGCATGGAGCGGCCGCGGTCTCGGCGGTGCGGGCCTCGCTCCGCGCGCTCGCCGAGCGGCGGAACGCGTACCGCCTCTACTGCGACGGCGGCTCCCACGGGAACCCGGGCCCTTCGGGCGCGGGGGGAGTGATCCTCGACGAAGGAGGGAGAGAGGTCGATCGCTACAGCGTGTTTCTCGGGATCGCGACGAACAACCAGGCCGAGTATCGGGCTCTTCTCGAGGGGCTCGCGCGGCTTCTCCGCATCGGCGCGGAGGAAGCGGAGATCTTCCTGGACAGCGAGCTCTTGGTGAACCAGCTCGACGGACGCTACCGGGTGCGGAGCCCGGAACTCGCGCCGCTCCATCGAGAGGCCCGCGAGCGGATCGCCCGTCTCCGGGAATGCCGCGTCGTTCACATTCCGCGCGAGGAAAACCGGGAGGCGGACCGTCTCGCGCAACAGGCGATCGCAGGCGCGCGCGGGGGGCGGGGAGGCGGCGGAAGTGTTACACTGTAG
- the recJ gene encoding single-stranded-DNA-specific exonuclease RecJ, protein MKSEPVWRLAEGPSAEEEGALVREAAVHPLAARVLWSRGYRIPEQARSFLNPSLDDLADGRLMAGMDAAVARVRRALDTGETIGLFGDFDVDGISAVALLDRFLRRAGCEPVGRLPDRLTEGYDLSAEAVDDLARAGAALLITVDCGVTAVESVRRAVERGIDCVVTDHHEPKGALPPATAVLDPRRADCPYPDKNLAGVGIAYKLAEALAASGFGGRDEILEDLDLVAVGTIADVSALVGENRVLVREGLARLAATAKPGLRALLEVAGLADRPLDYAAVAFGIGPRINAAGRLGDAAPALELLTTESRARARELAFHLDRMNRERRALDERILEEAAARIEGEKPGGVVLASSEWHPGVIGIVASRIKEMTGAPAVLIALEGERGRGSARSVPGFPLHEALEECSDLLLRYGGHALAAGLTIEADKIEPFRERFRELFEKKRAQADPPGSLLIDARVEMTDCDEELLRELERLEPFGPGNRRPILMACGLAAENGFREVGKNHVGFRAGRGGVRLDAIAFQVGHEKAEEWSDFGRFDLAFSLEENRWGGESRLRMNVKGIRRAAGVR, encoded by the coding sequence ATGAAGAGCGAGCCTGTCTGGAGATTGGCCGAAGGTCCCTCCGCAGAGGAGGAGGGCGCGCTCGTGCGCGAGGCGGCGGTTCACCCGCTGGCGGCGCGGGTCCTCTGGTCGCGAGGGTATCGCATCCCCGAGCAGGCTCGCTCCTTCCTGAACCCATCGCTGGACGATCTCGCCGACGGCAGGCTCATGGCCGGGATGGACGCCGCGGTCGCTCGGGTTCGCCGGGCCCTCGACACGGGGGAGACGATCGGTCTCTTCGGCGACTTCGACGTCGACGGGATCTCGGCGGTCGCTCTTCTCGATCGCTTCCTTCGGCGCGCGGGATGCGAACCGGTCGGGCGCCTTCCGGACCGGCTGACCGAAGGGTACGATCTTTCCGCGGAGGCGGTGGACGATCTCGCGAGGGCGGGCGCGGCGCTTCTCATCACGGTCGATTGCGGCGTGACCGCGGTGGAGAGCGTGCGGCGCGCGGTCGAGCGCGGGATCGACTGCGTCGTGACGGACCATCACGAACCGAAAGGCGCGCTCCCGCCGGCAACGGCCGTTCTCGACCCGCGCCGAGCGGACTGCCCCTATCCGGACAAGAACCTCGCCGGCGTCGGGATCGCGTACAAGCTCGCCGAGGCGCTCGCCGCATCCGGCTTCGGCGGGCGCGACGAGATCCTCGAGGATCTCGACCTCGTTGCGGTGGGAACGATCGCAGACGTTTCCGCGCTCGTCGGAGAGAACCGCGTGCTCGTGCGCGAGGGGCTCGCGCGCCTCGCGGCGACCGCGAAACCCGGGCTTCGCGCGCTCCTCGAGGTGGCGGGGCTCGCGGACCGGCCGCTCGACTACGCGGCGGTCGCCTTTGGAATCGGCCCGCGGATCAACGCCGCCGGGCGCCTCGGGGACGCGGCGCCCGCGCTCGAGCTTCTCACCACCGAGTCGCGCGCGCGCGCAAGGGAGCTCGCCTTCCACCTCGATCGGATGAACCGGGAGAGGAGAGCTCTTGACGAGCGGATCCTCGAGGAAGCCGCGGCTCGGATCGAAGGGGAGAAACCGGGAGGGGTGGTGCTCGCCTCGAGCGAGTGGCACCCGGGGGTGATCGGGATTGTCGCTTCACGCATCAAGGAAATGACCGGTGCGCCGGCCGTTCTGATCGCGCTCGAGGGGGAGCGGGGGCGGGGCTCGGCGAGAAGCGTTCCCGGCTTCCCGCTGCACGAGGCGCTTGAGGAATGCTCCGATCTCCTCCTTCGCTACGGCGGGCACGCGCTCGCGGCCGGCCTCACGATCGAGGCGGACAAGATCGAGCCGTTTCGGGAGCGCTTTCGAGAGCTGTTCGAGAAGAAGCGCGCGCAAGCCGATCCGCCGGGGAGCCTGCTCATCGACGCGAGGGTGGAGATGACGGATTGCGACGAGGAGCTTCTGCGCGAGCTCGAGAGGCTGGAGCCCTTCGGGCCGGGGAACCGGCGGCCGATCCTCATGGCATGCGGCCTCGCCGCGGAGAACGGATTCCGCGAGGTCGGAAAGAACCACGTGGGCTTTCGCGCGGGACGCGGGGGAGTTCGGCTCGACGCGATCGCGTTTCAGGTCGGGCATGAGAAGGCGGAGGAATGGAGCGACTTCGGTCGGTTCGACCTCGCCTTCTCGCTGGAGGAGAACCGATGGGGAGGGGAGAGCCGCCTCCGGATGAACGTGAAGGGAATCCGGCGAGCGGCGGGCGTCCGCTGA